Genomic DNA from Nitrospirota bacterium:
CCCTTTGTCGCCGCCATACACGATATTCTTCTCCTGAAAATCTGTGGTGATATGCATGGTGCCGAAGGTATCGATGCCGGTCTGGCCGTTATAATAGTTGCGGCGCGACCACCAGCTGTACTGGCCGCAGCCGATAGGGCCGTGGCTGACCGTGATCTGGTCTTTTACAGGACCCCAGACAACACCTTTTGCCCCTGCGTACGCGCAGCCCCTGACCGTCATAACGCCTGGCCGGGACTTGACGTTCGACTTCACCTGACAGGTGCTGCACTGGCCCGACGGATCGTTTGCTGCAAGATGCTTTGCCCGGTCCTTCTTCGACTTCTCCGGGTAGGCATCCAGGACTTCCTCTATCATCTTCTGTGTATCTTTAATTGCCGTGCTCATTTCATTCTCCTTTGTATTAGCTATCAGCGTTCAGCAATCAGTCTTAACGACAGCCTATAACGGTCATTACAAATCGCCTGCCTTTTTTCTTGTTTTAGCTGACGGCTGAGCGCTGAGTGCTTATTTCCTACGCTGCCTCTTCTTTTTCCATAATGCCGTAATCCATAAGCAGCCTCTCCAGTTCATCCATGGTGATGGGTGTCGGAATCACGAAGTTCTTATTGTCAGCTATTTTCCGGGCAAGCTCACGGTATTCGTTCGCCTGAGGGTGATCGGGCGCATAATCGATGACAGTCTTTCTCCGAAGCTCTGCGCGCTGAACCTCGTTGTCGCGCGGTACAAAGTGGATCATCTGGGTGCCAAGCTTGCTCGCCAGCTCTGAGATGAGCTCAAACTCCATATCTGTCTTGCGGCTGTTGCAGATCAGGCCGCCAAGGCGCACGCCGCCTGACTGGGCATATTTAAGAACGCCGCGTGAGATATTGTTCGCAGCATACATGGCCATCATTTCACCGGAGGTGACGATGTAGATCTCTTTTGCCTTGCCTTCGCGGATCGGCATCGCAAACCCGCCGCAGACCACGTCGCCCAACACATCATAGAAAATAAATTCCGTATCATCGCCGTATGCGCCGTTTTCCTCAAGAAAGTTTATGGCCGTTATAACGCCGCGGCCCGCGCAGCCAACTCCCGGCTCAGGGCCGCCGGACTCAGCGCACCTGATGCCCTTGAACCCGGTAAGCAGCACTTCATCCAGATCCAGGTCCTCTACCTTGCCCTTTTCACGTGCCATGTCCATGACCGTGTTCTGCATCTTGCGGTTGAGGATAAGCCGCGTTGAGTCCGCCTTTGGGTCGCAGCCTATGATCATGCACTTGCGGCCCGCCTCTGCGAGTGCTGCCACCAAATTCTGCGTTGTTGTTGACTTGCCGATGCCGCCCTTGCCGTAGATTGCAATCTGTCTCATGTAATCCTCCTTAGACAATAGTTTGTAATTCTTCTTCATCGACTATTTTGCAATTGATATGCCACCCATGAAATCCCTGCAATTACACGCTTTCCTGAAACTCTGCGATATTACGGTGAGACATTAATGTCTGCTAACAAACAATACTGTTAGTGCGGCAAATACGAACGGAGCTGTCAATTTGTCTCAGGAGCACCGGTACCTGTGGTATAGTTTCTTAGGGAGGTGTTATATGGAACTTTTCGAGGCGATTCAGACAAGAAGAAGTGTGCGGAAATTTTCGGACAGGCCGGTAGAAGAAGAAAAACTGCAGCAGCTCCTTGAGGCGGTCAGGATGGCACCGTCATGGGCCAATATGCAGTGCTGGCGCTTTGTCGTGGTGAAGGAGACTGCAACAAAACAGCAGATCAGCGAGCTCTCCTATGTCGAGTCTTTTTTTGCTCCCAAGGGCTATAAGGTCAATCCCGCAAAGAAGGCCCTTGCCGAAGCCCCGGTAGTTATCGTTGCCTGCGCAGACCCGGTAAAGTCCGGGGTATTGTGGGAGCAGACGTACTACATGACCGATCTGGGCATCGCCTGCCAGAACCTCTGGCTTGCGGCCCGGGGGCTCGGTCTTGGCACGGTCTTTGTCGGTGTTTTCGATGAGTCAAAGCTGAGGGAGCTTCTTGGCATCCCATCGGATATCAGGGTCGTCGGACTTTTCCCTCTCGGCTATCCCCTTGAGGAAAAAACAGGAGGCCCTGCCCGGAAGCCGCTTGGCGAGATCGTTTTTACGGAGAAATGGCCGAGTTAATTCTGCATGAACCTTATTCTTCTTTCTGAAGACGATTTTGTTGGGCAGAACTGCGTCCAGGTGCAGGGTCGCAGACTAAAACACATACTCGAAGTCCACAAGGCCTCTCCGGGAGATCAACTTTCGGTAGGCCTGCTGAACGGCCCCCTCGGCAAGGGAACCGTAACCACACTGACGCCTGAGGCCATCACCCTTGAACTGCATCTTGACCAGAAGCCGCCCGCTCCGCTTCCTGTGATACTTATCCTCGCTCTGCCTCGCCCCAAGGTTCTGAAACGGGTGCTTATTGCTGCGTCTTCCATGGGTGCAAAGAAGATCGTTCTCATGAACGCCTATCGGGTTGAAAAGAGCTTCTGGAAGAGCCCCCTGCTGACCAAAGAGCGCATTGACGAATATCTGAGCCTCGGACTTGAACAGGCAAAAGATACCCTCATGCCCGAGGTTCAACTCAAACCTCTGTTTAAGCCGTTTGTCGAAGACGAACTGCCGGCGATCATACAGGAGCGTCTTGCGCTGGTGGCCCATCCTGCGGCCGAGCATCCCTGTCCCCGGAATCTGAATCAACCTGCGGCTGTCGCGATAGGCCCGGAAGGGGGTTTCATTGCCTACGAGATTGAAAAGCTCTCCTCCATCGGGTTCATGCCGATCAGCCTCGGTCAACGCCCCCTGCGCGTTGAAACAGTTGTGCCTGCCCTGCTTTCAAAGTTATTCTAAGACATGCCGTGTAATATCGATCTTCATGTCCATTCAGTAAACAGCGGGGACAATCCGACCGATCCAGAGGAAGTAGTCCTGCAGGCTATCAAACGCGGATTAGACGGCATCGCCTTCACGGAACATTATTATTACGAGGCGTCCGAAGGCGTCGAACTTCTGCGCGAGAAATACGGCAGCAGGATCATGCTCTTCAGGGGTGTTGAGTTCTCTGCCGCTGAAGGCCACTGCCTCGTCTTCGGCGTAAACACGGACATGCTGTCGATTAAATATGCACCTATTGCAGACCTGATAAAGATAGTTAACGGACATGGAGGCATTGTGATCCCGTCACATCCTTTTCGCGGAGTCAACAGCATCGGCAACATGATAATGAAACTGGAGGGGCTCTGCGCCCTGGAGGGATTCAACGGCTGCAACATGCACCACTTTAACCAGAAGGCTGTTGATACAGCACAGGCACTGAACCTCCCTTTCACAGGAGGTTCAGATGCACATGCTGCCGGGGAAATCGGGTCGTGCTACACTGAGTTCTCTGATGCCGTTACCTACGACAATTTCATTGACTGCCTGAAACAGGGCAGATACCACGGCATTGACACCCGCAAGATAAGCAGGCTCTGGCCGTTCTGATATGACTGCCTTTGCTCAGGCTGCTGACAGGACTGCGTCCGCCACGTTAATTTCCTGCGGCGCGCGCTTTTCTTTAAGCACAAGATACAGCCCGAGGTTTCCTTTCAGATCGTAATCAAAGGCGACTGTTTCTCTCACAAGCACTGAGACTGTATAGGCGAGGTCTTCGAGTTTTTGGCCAAGCCCGTCTTGTGTGCGGTCTTCCAGATCATAAATTTCGAGAATGTCGATAATGTCTTCGATGTCACCGGTGTTATAGGATTCAAGAGCCACTTTGCCGCCTGGGGGGACCATGCCGTCCAGCCTCTGCTTTGCGTTTGTGATCTGGAACTTCACCCTCATAAGGCATACGTTGTATATCTTTGCATCATCCATGATCCTTCTCCTTGACGGTTATAGTGCTAAAAAAACCGGTTTCCGATCTTTCCTCTATAGTTGCAACCGCCATGCCAACAGCAATATCCTTTAAAACCAGGGAGTTCTCATGGCCACCAAAGCGCCCATTGATTAATATATTATCAGTATGTATAATTAATATACAAAAGATGGAAAAGATTGCACTGATCAGCAAAGACCGGTCACTATTCAAGGAGCTTTCAGGGGTTCTGCTAAAAGGCACGAAACTTACCGAAGGCACTCCGGAAAGCGATGGGTCTTTTGTCTTTTTCGATATCGATACCATGCGGCCGGGTATGATCAGGGAACTGACCGACAGCCACTATGTTATGGCAGTCACAAAGCAGAAGCGGACAGAGCGGGTCATGGAAGCCGCGACTTTCGGCGCCTATGAGGTGATACAGCGGCCGCTCACGCCCGAGGCGATTGCCGGCCTTCTTGAAGAGCTTCAGGAATTCCGTGACGAAATCCGGGACCATATCCCGATTGCGCCACTGCCTCCTACGCCGACCTGTGCAATCGTAGGCAGCTCACCGATCATCATGGATGTCTGCAAAAAACTGGCGAGGCTCTCGCAGGTTGATGCACCGGTGCTGATCACGGGAGAAACAGGGACCGGCAAGGAGCTGATCGCAGAATCGATAGCCCAGCTTTCATCGCGCTTTGGGAAACCCTTTGTTGTCGTTAATTGCGCGGCAGTGCCAGAGGCCCTGCTGGAGTCGGAGCTCTTCGGTTTTGAAAAGGGCTCCTTTACCGGAGCGGTCGCATCAAAGGAAGGCATGCTCAAGATCGCCGATGAGGGTTCTGTATTTTTTGATGAAGTAGGGGAACTGCCCCTGCCCCTTCAGGCGAAGCTTCTCCGCTTTCTCCAGACCCAGGCATTTTATCCCCTCGGCAGCACAAAGGAGGTCCAGGTAAATGTGCGGGTGCTCTCGGCAACAAACAGAAATCTCGAAGCAATGGTTAAACAGGGCACATTCAGGGAAGATCTTTATCACCGGCTCCGTGTCACGACGATCCATATCCCGCCGCTTCGGGAGCGCAGAAAAGATATTCTTCCGCTTGTCCAGTTCTTCCTGAACCGCTACAAACAGACAGCGCCGCGCCATATCAGGGGATTTACCCGGCAGTTTTCCAGGCGGCTCAGTTCCCATGACTGGCCCGGAAACATCCGGGAGCTTGAAAACACGATACGGTCTGCCCTGGCACTCGCCAGAACGCCTTATCTTACGACACATGAACTGAGCGAACTCGGTTCTCATGCAGTCCCCCAACAGGCGGAAGCTGAATCACTCGGCACGGCAGTCACTTCCTTTGTGAAACAGGCGATAGAAAATAAGGAACGAGGCATGTATGACCGTGTCCATGACGAGGTTGACCGCGCGCTTATTTCCTATGTCCTCAGCCACGTGCATGAGAACCAGTCAGAGGCAGCCCGCCTGCTAGGCATCAGCAGACTCACTCTCAGGAAGAAACTGAAATACTGAACGATGGATATGATAAAGGATAATGTCATGGCTACGGTTTCTCTTCTTGCCGGAGAGATCGGACAGAGAAGCTGGAAAGA
This window encodes:
- a CDS encoding PHP domain-containing protein; its protein translation is MPCNIDLHVHSVNSGDNPTDPEEVVLQAIKRGLDGIAFTEHYYYEASEGVELLREKYGSRIMLFRGVEFSAAEGHCLVFGVNTDMLSIKYAPIADLIKIVNGHGGIVIPSHPFRGVNSIGNMIMKLEGLCALEGFNGCNMHHFNQKAVDTAQALNLPFTGGSDAHAAGEIGSCYTEFSDAVTYDNFIDCLKQGRYHGIDTRKISRLWPF
- a CDS encoding nitrogenase molybdenum-iron protein alpha chain, translated to MSTAIKDTQKMIEEVLDAYPEKSKKDRAKHLAANDPSGQCSTCQVKSNVKSRPGVMTVRGCAYAGAKGVVWGPVKDQITVSHGPIGCGQYSWWSRRNYYNGQTGIDTFGTMHITTDFQEKNIVYGGDKG
- a CDS encoding 16S rRNA (uracil(1498)-N(3))-methyltransferase, which gives rise to MNLILLSEDDFVGQNCVQVQGRRLKHILEVHKASPGDQLSVGLLNGPLGKGTVTTLTPEAITLELHLDQKPPAPLPVILILALPRPKVLKRVLIAASSMGAKKIVLMNAYRVEKSFWKSPLLTKERIDEYLSLGLEQAKDTLMPEVQLKPLFKPFVEDELPAIIQERLALVAHPAAEHPCPRNLNQPAAVAIGPEGGFIAYEIEKLSSIGFMPISLGQRPLRVETVVPALLSKLF
- a CDS encoding nitroreductase family protein translates to MELFEAIQTRRSVRKFSDRPVEEEKLQQLLEAVRMAPSWANMQCWRFVVVKETATKQQISELSYVESFFAPKGYKVNPAKKALAEAPVVIVACADPVKSGVLWEQTYYMTDLGIACQNLWLAARGLGLGTVFVGVFDESKLRELLGIPSDIRVVGLFPLGYPLEEKTGGPARKPLGEIVFTEKWPS
- a CDS encoding sigma-54-dependent Fis family transcriptional regulator; its protein translation is MEKIALISKDRSLFKELSGVLLKGTKLTEGTPESDGSFVFFDIDTMRPGMIRELTDSHYVMAVTKQKRTERVMEAATFGAYEVIQRPLTPEAIAGLLEELQEFRDEIRDHIPIAPLPPTPTCAIVGSSPIIMDVCKKLARLSQVDAPVLITGETGTGKELIAESIAQLSSRFGKPFVVVNCAAVPEALLESELFGFEKGSFTGAVASKEGMLKIADEGSVFFDEVGELPLPLQAKLLRFLQTQAFYPLGSTKEVQVNVRVLSATNRNLEAMVKQGTFREDLYHRLRVTTIHIPPLRERRKDILPLVQFFLNRYKQTAPRHIRGFTRQFSRRLSSHDWPGNIRELENTIRSALALARTPYLTTHELSELGSHAVPQQAEAESLGTAVTSFVKQAIENKERGMYDRVHDEVDRALISYVLSHVHENQSEAARLLGISRLTLRKKLKY
- the nifH gene encoding nitrogenase iron protein, whose product is MRQIAIYGKGGIGKSTTTQNLVAALAEAGRKCMIIGCDPKADSTRLILNRKMQNTVMDMAREKGKVEDLDLDEVLLTGFKGIRCAESGGPEPGVGCAGRGVITAINFLEENGAYGDDTEFIFYDVLGDVVCGGFAMPIREGKAKEIYIVTSGEMMAMYAANNISRGVLKYAQSGGVRLGGLICNSRKTDMEFELISELASKLGTQMIHFVPRDNEVQRAELRRKTVIDYAPDHPQANEYRELARKIADNKNFVIPTPITMDELERLLMDYGIMEKEEAA